Within the Streptomyces vilmorinianum genome, the region GGAGGTACGCGCGCTCAACGGCGGCGAGCTGACGGACGACGTGGCGGTCCTGGCACTGGAAAGGGCCCGGGGTTAGCCCCCGGGCCCTCGCCTGTCGTCCGCTCAGCGTCCGCCGTTGTACGGACCGTACGGCCCGTCGCTGCTGGATCCGCCGCGACGGCCGCCGCCCCCGCCCGAGACCTGCCGGATGGCGGGCCGGACGTCGACCATGAAGACGATGGCCGCGATAAGGCCGGCGATCTGCAGGAAGAGCATCGGCAGCAGCAGGTTCAGGGCGAGGTTGATGCCCAGGATGATCAGCCAGAACTTCTTCGTCTGCTTGTCGGCCGCGCGGTACGCGTCCTCGCGTGCCATGACGGCGAAGACGAGCGCGGCGACGGCGAAGCCGATGAAGACCAGGCCGATCACCAGCCAGATGATGGAGTCGAAACCCTCGCGCAACATGTCTGAACCGCCTCGTGAGTGGATGGAGCGCCTCGCGGCCAAGGTACCCGGTACAACGCACCGTGCACCTTGATTGGTGCCCCGCCTGGCCCCTGCTTACTTCTCGGTCGCGGCCGCGGTCCTCTTGGCGGGGGCCTTGCGGGCAGCGGGCTTGCGGGCGGCGGGAGTCTTCTTCGCCTCCGGCTCGTCCGCCTTGGCCTCTGCCTTGGTCTCTGCCTTGGTCTCCGTCTTGGCCTCTGCC harbors:
- a CDS encoding DUF2516 family protein, which translates into the protein MLREGFDSIIWLVIGLVFIGFAVAALVFAVMAREDAYRAADKQTKKFWLIILGINLALNLLLPMLFLQIAGLIAAIVFMVDVRPAIRQVSGGGGGRRGGSSSDGPYGPYNGGR